One region of Triticum aestivum cultivar Chinese Spring chromosome 6B, IWGSC CS RefSeq v2.1, whole genome shotgun sequence genomic DNA includes:
- the LOC123134908 gene encoding anaphase-promoting complex subunit 10 isoform X1, with protein sequence MESDGEQEAAATPTLGASAGAPVAGQLKGCPELSLEGDMREMAKTAVWSVSSSKPGNGVASLRDDSLDTYWQSDGAQPHLVNIQFQKKVQLQHVVLYVDFKLDESYTPNKISIRAGDGFHNLKRNIRSYIYAPNCGVGQSPEREGHSCPTDQDIWAKTEPRSPPAFHLHFQGMHNVFHHQVRLRFREPSPPHVTWEGSSTVKVQTLIVACALL encoded by the exons ATGGAGTCCGACGGCGAGCAGGAGGCGGCGGCCACGCCGACGCTGGGAGCGTCAGCGGGGGCACCGGTGGCAGGACAGCTGAAGGGCTGCCCGGAGCTCTCGCTGGAGGGTGACATGCGAGAGATGGCCAAGACGGCCGTCTGGAGCGTCAGCTCCAGCAAGCCCGGCAATGGCGTCGCCTCCCTACGCGATGACAGCCTCGACACGTACTGGCA GTCGGACGGTGCGCAACCGCACCTGGTCAACATCCAGTTCCAGAAGAAGGTGCAGCTACAGCATGTTGTGCTGTATGTGGATTTCAAGCTGGACGAGAGCTACACGCCGAACAAGATCTCCATCCGGGCTGGCGACGGCTTCCACAATCTCAAG AGAAACATTCGTTCGTACATTTATGCTCCAAATTGCGGTGTTGGCCAATCACCTGAACGGGAGGGACACTCATGTCCGACAGATCAAGATATATGGGCCAAGACT GAACCCCGTTCCCCACCAGCCTTTCATCTTCATTTCCAGGGAATGCATAATGTATTCCACCATCAGGTGAGACTGAGATTCCGTGAACCCTCGCCGCCTCACGTCACATGGGAGGGATCATCCACGGTCAAGGTGCAGACCTTGATTGTGGCCTGCGCGCTTTTGTAA
- the LOC123134908 gene encoding anaphase-promoting complex subunit 10 isoform X2 translates to MESDGEQEAAATPTLGASAGAPVAGQLKGCPELSLEGDMREMAKTAVWSVSSSKPGNGVASLRDDSLDTYWQSDGAQPHLVNIQFQKKVQLQHVVLYVDFKLDESYTPNKISIRAGDGFHNLKVTPSEIKTVELSKSVGWVHISLSGTDPRETFVRTFMLQIAVLANHLNGRDTHVRQIKIYGPRLNPVPHQPFIFISRECIMYSTIR, encoded by the exons ATGGAGTCCGACGGCGAGCAGGAGGCGGCGGCCACGCCGACGCTGGGAGCGTCAGCGGGGGCACCGGTGGCAGGACAGCTGAAGGGCTGCCCGGAGCTCTCGCTGGAGGGTGACATGCGAGAGATGGCCAAGACGGCCGTCTGGAGCGTCAGCTCCAGCAAGCCCGGCAATGGCGTCGCCTCCCTACGCGATGACAGCCTCGACACGTACTGGCA GTCGGACGGTGCGCAACCGCACCTGGTCAACATCCAGTTCCAGAAGAAGGTGCAGCTACAGCATGTTGTGCTGTATGTGGATTTCAAGCTGGACGAGAGCTACACGCCGAACAAGATCTCCATCCGGGCTGGCGACGGCTTCCACAATCTCAAGGTGACCCCCTCCG AAATTAAAACGGTGGAACTTTCAAAGTCAGTAGGATGGGTTCATATATCATTATCTGGCACTGATCCCCG AGAAACATTCGTTCGTACATTTATGCTCCAAATTGCGGTGTTGGCCAATCACCTGAACGGGAGGGACACTCATGTCCGACAGATCAAGATATATGGGCCAAGACT GAACCCCGTTCCCCACCAGCCTTTCATCTTCATTTCCAGGGAATGCATAATGTATTCCACCATCAGGTGA